From Bradyrhizobium erythrophlei:
ACGCTGGCCACCGGTTTGGATTAGCTTGAGAGAATGAGTGATTCGCTCGAACGGCTCTATCAGGCGGTGCTCGCGGCCAAGGATCTCGATCCGGCAATCTCGCGAACCGCCCGGCTGTTCCAGCGCGGCCCGTCCAAGATGGCCAAAAAACTGGCCGAGGAAGCCATCGAGGTCGTGATCGATGCCGTCAACGGCAATTCCGAAGCGGTAGTCCGCGAGAGCGCCGACCTTCTCTACAATCTCAC
This genomic window contains:
- the hisE gene encoding phosphoribosyl-ATP diphosphatase, producing MSDSLERLYQAVLAAKDLDPAISRTARLFQRGPSKMAKKLAEEAIEVVIDAVNGNSEAVVRESADLLYNLTVLWASAGVRPDDVWREMARREHLLGIAEKLPKSSMKLPKASPDRIARRPIVALEGRRLRKRH